In Phaseolus vulgaris cultivar G19833 chromosome 3, P. vulgaris v2.0, whole genome shotgun sequence, the sequence GCTGTGATAGGGGACATCTGGCTTTAGTGGTTCATAATTAGACTGAGTTGGGAGGAAACTTATTTTGAACATGCGACTGTTGTTTAGGCggttcaatttttgtttttcccCCACCTTCAATTCAAAACTTAAACCCCATTTTCCGTGTCACTTGAAGGCACTCTGTTTTGAAGTTGCTGCCACTACTTTCCTTTCTGACTAATGCCCACGTTGTTTCCAGCATTTTCTGGCCAACTCTGACAAGTTTCAGCCATTCCCAACACATGCAATGCAACCATTTACTGGTGAACCTGTCACTATTTGTCGCTTGCTGACTGTGACCTTTGCTTCCTTGCtgtattatgttttttaatatcTCTAAAGCATATATACCATCTTTCTGGATTCACTACCTTGTTCCTCAATTTGGGATTGATAATTATGCTTACTATGTTCACCGTTATTGTGGTTCCTTTGTTAATTTTGAATGACAGAAATATATTTTGGTTAATCATTAGAAGACCTTTAGTCTGTTATCTTAGCTGTCattagttttccttttgcccgATAGGCTTATGCAATTCCAATATTTATTGGGTTTCCATTTAAGTTCCAAGCACTTAGAACGATTTTACTTAGTTGTATGTGAATGTAATACTTTCTGGGTTTTGCTAATCAGCTTGtggttttatatttttgtacttCTTTCATTAACCTTTTTTGTCTATTCAATTATGCAACAAGATATCGTTTGTTACCTAATGCTACATTATCTGTGTTACATTTTCAGGACCTTCATGGTCGCTCTATTAGGGTAAATTATGCTAATGAAAGAACTCGTGGATTTGGCGGTGGTGGTTCATATGGTGCTGGAGGTGGCGGTGGCTATGGAGGTGCATATGGTGGTGGTGGCTACGGTGGTGGTGGTGGCTATGGTGGAAATTCTGGTGGTGGTTATGGTGGAAATTCTGGTGGTGGTTATGGTGGTGGTAGCTATGGTGGGAATGCTGGTGGTGGttatggtggtggtggtggcggCTACGGTGCAGGTGGCTATGGATCAGGTGGCAATTCGGGGGACAGTGGCTCTGGCAATAACTATCCTGCTGCTGACAGTTTTGGAgctggtggtggtggtggcagCTACAGTGGTAATTTTGGTGATGCTGGTGGAGTAGGCAATCATGAAAGCTCTACTGGTTTTGGCAGTGCTGTTGATGGTAGTGCTGCAGGTATTGGCACCAGCTTTGGTGGGGGAAGTGGAGGGTTAGGCAGTGGTCAATTTGATGGCAAAGCAAGCAGCAACGGAGATGAGGATTACAGGGATGACAATGACGATGCTGATAATTTTGCCAAAAGGGCTTGATGGAATTTTATGGTTGGTAGTTTTCTAGTGCTGGTATTCTGTACCCTACCTCTTCCTAAATCTCTTTGGATTTTCAACCTGATGTGCATTTTAGGCATGTTATATGGCACAGCTGGACATGGCTGGGAAGAAAGTAATGTAGGATCATTTTAAGCGTTTTTCTACCCTTGTTTCCGTAAAGATTCAGCTATCTCATTTTCGTTGATTACATTGAGGTGATTTTATTATTAACCAAAACGATATCCTCATACAACATGTAAATCTATGAATTGTCGCAAGTTGCAACAATAATCAAAAACTTGTGTGAGAATTTTATGATCGCTCTATTCATTTCCAGTGATGACTTGGTTCTgcacaaaatattattttttactgtCACCTCAATTCTTGTGAGCCCCTAAGCTCCTTTGGCTTGCGCaggttaactttttttttttctttcttaaaacgCAATAGATTTTAATTATTCTCAATTGTTATTTTTGAAGTATTTTGTTGTCTTTTAATATTAAACGCAGGTTATTTTGAGTTACTAAGGGTGTTGTCTGCTTTTTCAAATAATGTAACATGAGCGATTTACATTGTTTTCAAGTATTGATAACTTTGACACAATCCGATTTCATATTTTCCATTTTAGATTGAATTagttattttatatctttagaTCATGATTTAGTATTTTTTGCAAATATGCAATTTCAGTATAcctgttttttattctttgttttgtgttgtattttaaattttaaatttgaattttagtAAAACTTATTTATTGGAAAATATGattataggtttaatttgataTAAAATTCATGAAATGTGTAAACGtaaatttcaattaaattaaactgataaaaaaattagttattttatatctttagaTCATGATTTAGTATTTTTTGCAAATATGCAATTTCAGTATAcctgttttttattctttgttttgtgttgtattttaaattttaaatttgaattttagtAAAACTTATTTATTGGAAAATATGattataggtttaatttgataTAAAATTCATGAAATGTGTAAACGtaaatttcaattaaattaaactgataaaaaaattccGATGACTTTGTTCTAAGTGCTAAAACTCTCACAAGTAAACTTGATAGTTTTGCTAGTATTTTTACTAAATAACGATTTGTTTGCATATGAATATTGAATGAGAATTGGACATTTAAtagaatataaaaagaaaaatattaattttggtTGATCGATTATACCGTTTTAATATTTAAGATAAAGTATTGtgatttaaaatgttttaggGATTGATTCTTAAAATGTATTTAGAAAAAGACATTATTTTTCATGGTTAATTACAAATAAATGCATATTATTGTtgatttaaaaatgttaaattattttcaagttGGTAATTACCTTTTGGttcattttgaaaaaaacttgcatataaaaattatattcaacGTGATGTTTTAGGAATTGACTCTTCTGGGTATGATCATCCGAATGTTTTATTGGACAACTTAAATAACTTTTTGGATGCAAACATCAAGAATCAAATGTTTTATTTCAGATGTTAAAATTCATAGTATATAATAATCATAATGTTTTATTTCAGATGTCAAAATTCATAGTATATAATAATCATTTTCGAATTGCTTCATTGGTAAGCAAACATGAATGAGAAGGAAAATTTTGAGTTTTAAATTTTGTGTTTAGTGCAAGTTTGAAATAAGGGAAAAACAACTAAGTTTGTTATGATTAATAAAACTAGAGTTGGAAACTTGTTGAAAAGGTTGATAACAAAATAGTTATAGGTATGAAATATGTGTTTTAAACAGATTGAAGGTTGATGGTTTAGTCAACAAGCACAAGACAAGATTTGTAGTAAAAGGATGTGCTAAAATTTTTCGAGTATAATTCTTTGATACTTTTGCTCCAATTGTAAGTAGGATACCATTATGATGTTATTAGTTGCTACAACAAGAATGGAAAATCTACCAATTTGATCGCAAGTCAACTTTCTTAAATGAATTTGTGGAAGAATACATTTTTGTTTATTAACTTCAAAGTTTCTTTATCAAAGCACATTAAGTGTATGGATTGGAACAGGTCTCAAAAGCTTAGTACAACAATACtcataaatatttatcaaaattatattttattaaaaatattaataaatttattttatatatcaaaaGTGATCAAGCTAATTTTATTGTGATCATTTTGTATGTTGATGATCTCCTAATTACTAGCATTAATGTTGAACTTATTTAGTAATTCAATGATTATATGATGATATGATACAAGTTTTTAAGACTAAACTTGGGACAAATTTCTTTATCCCTTAGTTGCGAGGTTAAACAAAATGAAGGTGACCTTTTTGTTTTCCAAAAAAAGTATGCAAAAGGAATTTGAAGAAATTCAACATGGAAAACTACAAAAGGAGAAATTATGCAAGGATGATGGTTCATTAATCACTCTAGAGAAGCTTAATCAATTGCATAAAAATTGTCTTACAAGAACAAGATCATATATCTTGTATGCGGTAACTGGACAACCAAGAAGTCATATCAATTTCCAAAAATCTAGTTTTTCatagaaaataaaacatttaagaatgaaaaaaaaggtATGGTGTGTTTAAAGTACTACTAGACAAAAGACTAATTGTCGAATATCTACACCAAAGCTTGAACTTGTCAACCACTAATACAAGGAAGAGTGTATCAATAGTTGTATACCAACCAATACTTCCTGTTGACTCATTGACCATGCTTTTATGAttactatttaatttttttgttacttATTAATTATGTAAGTGACtatttgttacttttttttcaCAACACATTCTCTCTCTTCTTCCTGTGGAACATTCtccctctttttttttcttttgcaacAAAGGCGCAGCAATGAGGGAGGATATTTTAGTCTTTATGTATTAGTAGTGAGATGCAATGATGGGGTGAAGGAAGAAAAAACTTTAGATTTTAGACAATAACGCTAAGATGGGATCCTGTAGACACTGAACTCCAAATGAAGCAAAGAGGACTGCTTCTTCTTACACCTCCATATGTTCTTCTGGCATCTcatacaaaacatgaaaatactttttttatctttcttgtgCCACCTCCAtatttcaaattacataatcagAATGatatttcagattatataatctagaaGTCTGGATTTAATAGTAgcttctagattatgtaatccagacacgcatttgaaaaaagacttctggattacataattcgaaagtTAGAAaaaacttccggattatgtaagtcgaaaactaatcatgcatctgaaaaaaaaacttccagATTTTGTAATTCAAAAGGTAATTacgaatttgaaaaatgacttccaaaTTTTGTAATATAGAATATTAGGACATTTTtagaaatacaaaaatttatggaCGTGGGAGAAGAACATATAGGTACAAGAAGAATCAGTCAGCAAAGAGTGGTAGGCTTAGCATCAAACTAAATAGGAACAAGGAAGCAATGCCGTGTTCTTAGAGCTATCATCTGGTACACCACGCAGAAAAAGGGAGAGACATTATTATCCTCTTTTACATATCTACTCaactaaaaactattttatatcaATGTTCATCTTTATCCATAGAATACAATATCCTTCTAGCATTGTGGAAGACAGGAGAACCTTTCTTGGTCCGTTCAACAATTTGTCTTATTAATTGCCTTTCCATCTCATAATCACACTCACAAGTTTCATCTCCAACATCATTTGATCCATAATTGCTAGAGCTTAGCCCTTCCAACATTGTGACCTCACCAGAAGAGAGTTCCCTTGACAGTCTCTCTTCATTTGCTGCTTCGCATTCAGTAATATGAATGCTTGATGGAGAATTTTCTTCAAAGTCATCTATCTTTATAATTTCTTCATAGTAGGTATCATTGTAAACACCTGGAGGATCATCAGATAAATTCATAACTAAGGGTTCTGTCATAGGCTCACAGTCATTACAAGCCAACAAATTTCCTTCTCTTGGGAAACACTTCTGGGAATCACTCTCGTGCTCTGATTCCATAAACCATAATTTTCTCTCACTATTTTCAAGGGCAATCTCAAGCTCCTGTACACGTCCCTCAAGTCTGGATTGGTTAACTTCGTGCAAGCGCAGTGTTAGTTCATGAGGGGAAACGGCATAATTTACAGGAACCAAAGTGCCACTGTCATCCTCATTTAGTTCTGAATGGAAAAAACCTTTCCCATCAATCACGTCAGTTTGCAATTCACCTTGAGCAAAATCTGCTACAAAGTCAGGGTCAAGCTGCAAGAATTTTAGCGACATTAGCACACCATGGACCCTTAAGTACTGTTCGCtttaagacaaaaaaaatggaATGGAGGCAAACAAAAGAGTTAAACTTTTGGGGACATGGTGAATAAAACAGGAGTGGGAAGTGAACTACACTGGCAAATTAAAAGGATTCAATGAGGTTATCCTACTaattgagaaaatattttctgTGGTAAGGTTTATACTTtgttccaaatttttttttcaacccTTGATGCAAATTACAGCAGGCTTTAAATTTATTGCAAAACCCATAACaccaaaaattattataaaggtAAGAAAACAATCAAACTTTCCTATAGATGACACCCTTTCTACAGCTACTCCAAGAAGTTTTAGCATTAAgtgaaagagagataaaagaaacGGAAAATGACAACTTGCATGACTTTGAAAATATGATTACAAATTGGTAAAGAGAAAATTTGGAATATAGAATGggataaagtaaaaaaaaaaaaaaattcctacAGCAAGCATTGCCATATATTTATTAGTTTATACCAATGCAAGTTTAGTGTTAGTTAGTAATCcaattttaaatacaataaaacCAATCATATAAAATAGAAACCCGTGCTGTAGCTTAAAAGTAATGAAACAGATCTTGAAGTAACAATACAAATGCATTCAGCTACTTAAGTTCTGCATATAGAGAACCTTAACATAGATAACTTGTCActtgtatttatatttgttttacatACTATAATGTATATCCCGATAGATCTCTGTATAATTTTgctccataaaaaaaatatggaagttAATTGTCATATGATAAACACTCAGTTTGAAACATGTCTGAAGACTATGTTATTCTTACTTAAAGTTCTAGTCAAAACAGCATAATAATATTCTACCCCTTTTCCTATTCATTTGCTTACAATACAAACACATCACATGTTTACAACAACTTTGAGCCATGGGGGAAAAAGGCAAAACCCAACACAAAGGGCCTGCTGATTTCTTGATCCTGAGATCTCATATCAATTATAAATATAGTCAAAGTAGAGCTTATAAAAGACAGACAATCACTACCTCATAAGTTAGATTTTGGAGTTGAAGTAGAACTAGTCAAAATTCAATATGGTTTCTGTTCTTACAAGGCCCGGAAGCAAGCAACTTCTTCTCCTCTGGACCTGCTGGCTTCACGATCTTCTAATTCGGACTCGGACTTTTGACTACACTATTCAATGGTTTGGACATGGGCTTGAAATGTAGGTTATAGATTCTCACTCGTTGGACTGGATCAACTAGAATTACAAATGTCAAACGATACGTTGACAATGTCAAATGATTGAAAGGTCGAAAGGTTTTAGAACATTTAACCATCTTTACCTGATTTGTTTTATCATAAGTTGAAAACGTCCAGAGGTCGAAAAGCTGCAAGCTTATTTTGCTTGAAAGACAAGCTTAAAACAGTtgtcattttcacataaatcatTTTATAAGCTGATCATAATGAAAGGCCGAAAGGTTGAAGGGTTGATAAGAAAATAATGATGTTGAAACTATTATATTAAGTCTAATAAGTTAAAAAATGGCGGACAAAGGCAAACCAAAACATAACAAACCGGTAACTAATGATCGAAGGTATTacaaaaagcaaaaataaattaaaactaagTCATTCAACATCAACATGGTCATCGTCATTTGCAGTTTCTTTTTCCGGTGCTTCATCATAAGGAATATCATCAATTGGAATGAGCTCGCCATTGTGAAAATCCTTGCCCACATCAAGTTTTCCTTCATCTAAAAGAATCTTGTAAAAATACTTGGCATTTTGAAGAGCTTTGGAAAAACCTAGTTTGTGTTGATCAACAACAAAGTTTTGAGCCTCTACTAGGTCTTTCTCTAGCTTACTTATCTTAACGTCTAACTAATTTATCTTCTCGGCATCAGCATGTTTGGCAGCAGATAAATCAGCTACGCCTCCCTTCAAACtttggatttcaccttggaacAACAATCTTTCGGTAGTTAAACCAACAATTTCATCCTTCAAAGACTCTTTTTCAGCCTCACAATGTGAATGGACATCCGAGAGTTCTTTGATTTGATTGGTCAAGGTCAGATTAGTTTCAAGAGCGGATTCAAGACTTTTGCTAGACTTAACCAACTCCTTTTTCACATTTTCAAATTCAGTGGTAGATACACCATTAACAGTTTCTTCTCTAAGTCTTTTTGCAATTAATAAAGATCGAGTGGCAAGCTCAATGGCTTAATCCGTCAAAGAAGAAACATTTGTTGACCGAAACATATGTCGGGATGGTCCATCCAAGTTAGTATGTACAAACTTTGAGAAGTGCCTAGAAGCACCAAAAATACTTTTTGGAAGTGGTTGAGAAGAGCTCTCAACACCATGACGATGACGTCTTGGTGAAGAATGAGACCGTCTACTTGTCTCTTTTCCTACTTTTCTTAGGAGGGTCAACAACAACATCATCGGTGTCAAGAATAGCTTCAACTTGAGAGATAGGTTCCACAACTTCAACCTCTCTTCTGGCTTGAAACTCTCTTCCGGGTTGAGGAGTTGAACTGCCAAGTTTGCTGAAAAGCTTTTGGAAATATGCTGCGACCTTTAGGATTTGTAGCAGCCATCAAACCTGAAATCCGAGAGAAAATTTAACAAAGTTAAAATTCTCTTGTTCAAAAAAGAAAACTTGCGAAAAGACATACTAATAAAATCCTTTTCCGATTTAGGGGAGAGATGGATTCACAGTAGAGAGCGAGTGGGAAGCTTCCGGAACAAGTGATCAAGAACCGAGAGGACAT encodes:
- the LOC137807713 gene encoding glycine-rich RNA-binding protein blt801-like, whose amino-acid sequence is MAFFGRIGNLLRQTASRQVSSELRSSPSFFQAIRCLSSAPSSKLFIGGVSFSTDEQSLREAFSKYGEVVDARIIMDRETGRSRGFGFVTYTSVEEASSAIQALDGQDLHGRSIRVNYANERTRGFGGGGSYGAGGGGGYGGAYGGGGYGGGGGYGGNSGGGYGGNSGGGYGGGSYGGNAGGGYGGGGGGYGAGGYGSGGNSGDSGSGNNYPAADSFGAGGGGGSYSGNFGDAGGVGNHESSTGFGSAVDGSAAGIGTSFGGGSGGLGSGQFDGKASSNGDEDYRDDNDDADNFAKRA